In the genome of Pelagibacterium nitratireducens, one region contains:
- a CDS encoding transporter substrate-binding domain-containing protein — protein MTNPYPPSSTPAALFLATAIFTAGPVFAQTYDLSGVDVVPELAERVPQEIRDRGVLIIGSDNAYAPWEYLAGPDGQTPEGIDVDLGKAIAYTLDLEYESRTAPFASILPALGTNFDIGISAFSITRERMGAVNFVSYADTQSLWVVRAGNPTGFDPADYCGTTVAIQSGSYHEQYVDEDSAACEAAGNEPVEKLPFSVQTEAITRVAVGGADATATGGGTAAYAVVQSGDALETLSPVGTMGIRGLNGIAVPKDNMELTHLIADTLNHLIENGIYGEIYATWGVDQFAVSEALVNPDPGK, from the coding sequence ATGACCAACCCATATCCACCCAGTTCGACACCTGCTGCCTTGTTCCTAGCCACAGCGATCTTCACGGCGGGCCCAGTATTTGCCCAAACCTACGATTTATCGGGTGTTGACGTCGTCCCTGAGCTTGCAGAACGTGTTCCGCAGGAGATACGTGACCGCGGTGTACTGATCATCGGCTCCGACAACGCCTATGCACCGTGGGAATATCTCGCCGGACCTGACGGCCAAACTCCTGAGGGCATTGACGTCGATCTCGGCAAGGCAATCGCCTATACGCTGGATCTGGAGTATGAATCGCGTACTGCGCCCTTCGCCTCGATCTTGCCTGCTCTCGGCACGAATTTTGATATTGGTATTTCGGCATTCTCCATCACCAGGGAGCGCATGGGCGCTGTCAATTTCGTCAGCTATGCCGATACCCAAAGCCTTTGGGTGGTCCGCGCGGGTAATCCCACCGGTTTTGATCCGGCCGATTACTGCGGGACCACTGTAGCTATCCAGTCTGGAAGCTACCACGAACAATATGTGGACGAGGACAGCGCGGCCTGTGAGGCTGCCGGCAATGAGCCAGTCGAGAAACTTCCCTTCTCTGTCCAGACCGAGGCGATCACTAGAGTCGCCGTCGGTGGAGCCGATGCGACCGCGACCGGCGGCGGCACGGCGGCCTATGCAGTGGTGCAGTCGGGGGATGCGCTCGAGACGCTTTCGCCTGTTGGCACAATGGGGATAAGGGGTCTCAATGGCATCGCGGTGCCGAAAGACAATATGGAACTGACTCACCTGATCGCCGACACGCTCAATCACCTGATAGAAAACGGCATCTATGGAGAGATCTACGCTACGTGGGGCGTCGATCAGTTCGCTGTTTCCGAAGCGCTCGTCAATCCGGATCCAGGCAAGTAG
- a CDS encoding LysR substrate-binding domain-containing protein has protein sequence MGCGLIQAPRYQLRDDLVRGVLVEVLPDQPPPLLPLGAYYPQIRQLSPRVRAVLGHHSL, from the coding sequence ATGGGTTGCGGCCTGATCCAGGCGCCGCGATACCAATTAAGAGACGATCTGGTGCGCGGTGTCCTGGTCGAGGTTCTGCCCGATCAGCCGCCACCACTTCTGCCATTGGGAGCCTATTATCCGCAGATCCGCCAGTTGTCGCCGCGCGTCCGGGCTGTCCTGGGTCACCACAGTCTTTGA